GAGGAAGCACCTCGTGGCGCGGCCGCGCGTCGTCGTCGCCACCTTGGCTATAGGCCTCCTCGGTCTCGGCGCCATCCAGCTCTTCACCACCCGCCCTGGCCACGTCCTCCTCGTCCGTGCCGGCTGGCGCGATCCCTTCCTCGAGAGACTCGCGGTGCAGCTGGACGTGGCGCTGGCGGAGCGCTTCGTCTCCATGGGACTGCTCCGCGCCGATCTCAAGTCACGGCGTCTCGCCGAGGAGCAGGGCAGCGTGCAGGAGTACAGCTTCCGCGCCCCGGCCCACCTGACGCCGACCCAGTGCAATCTCTGGCTCACCCAGAGCGCCATCGCCGCCGGCGCCGAGGTCCTTGCCGCCGAGGAACTGCACACCCAGGGCGGCGAGGTCAGCATCGCCCTCGGCTTCGCCGCGCGCATCACCCATCGCCTCCGCGTGCGCCCCGCATCCCGCACTCCGGAGCGGCCGGTGGCGCGTATCGCCCTCGTCATCGACGATCTCGGCCACAACTTGAACGACATCGCCGAAGGCATCCTGGATCTCGGTGTGCCGCTGACACTGGCGGTGCTGCCCGATCTGCCGCACAGCGACGACGTCTTCGCCGCCGCGGAGAAGCGGGGTTTGCCTGCGCTCCTCCACCTGCCGATGGAACCGGAAGGCCACGAGAATGCCGGCCGGCACCCGCTGCGGGTGGGCATGGAGGAAGGAGCGATCGACGCCTTGCTGGAGAAGTACCAGCGCAAGTATCCGGGCTTCGTGGGCATCAACAACCACATGGGCTCGCGGGCCACCGCCGATGCCGCCACGATGGGCGCGCTGAGCGCGGTGCTGGCGCGCCGGGGCCTGCTCTTCCTGGACAGCGCCACCACGGCGCGCAGCGTGGCGTTGCGCGCCGCCCGCGCCCAGGGAGTGTGGAGCCTGCGCAACGACCTCTTCCTCGACACCGACACCAAGTCTGCCACCACCGTGTCGGCGCGGCTCGAGCGGCTGGCCGCCTTGGCGCGGCAGCGCGGCGTCGCGGTGGGGATCGCGCATCCGCGTCCATACACGTTGGAGGCGCTCCGGGCCCTGGTGCCCCGTTTGCAGGCAGAGGGCATACGCTTCGTCACGCTGGAGGAGCTGCGCGGCACCCCCAAGCCTGCCACCTCCTGAGCCGCCCGCAGCGCTTGACTGCCCCCAGGCGGGCCCTATAATGGCGGGGCTCTGACGCCCGGGCGCGCATCCTGGTTCGATCCGGATCCCGCTCCTTCCGTTCGACGACTCAACGCGACGACGGCCGTACGCACCGATGGCCAAGGTGGGCCGCCGTGCGCCAGTGCTGCGACCGTCGAGAGGACGCATGGACCGCAACCTCACCTTCCGGCTCCTGGTCATCCTTTTCGTCGTCGGTGTGAGCTTGGTCCTGCTCTACCCGACCTTCCGGTACTTCTCGAAGTACCGGAAGCTGACGCAGGAACAGGTCATGGCTCTCTCCGAGGGTGAGCGCCGCGAGATGCGCTCGGTCCTGGAGAAGTCGATGAAGCTGGGGCTGGATCTCCAGGGCGGCATGCACGTGGTCCTCGAGCTCGACCGCGGCAGCGTCCGCGAAGCCGATGCCCGGGACGCCCAAGATCGGGTCATGGAGATCCTCTCCACCCGGGTGGACCAGTTCGGGGTCACCGAGCCCACGCTGTCGCGGCAGGGAACCGACCGCATCATGGTCCAGCTCCCAGGGGTGGAGGATCCGGAGCGGGCGAAAGGCCTGCTGGGCGACGTGGCACAGCTGGAGTTCCGCTTCGTCCGCGATCCCCAGGACATCGTCAAGGCGGTGCAGGCCATCGACGCCGTCCTCGCCTCGGAGGCGGCCACCGACACCACGCACACCGCCGCGACTCCCGGCGACACGACGCAGGCCGCCACCAAAACGCCCGGGAGCGCCGCCGCCACCGACACCGCCGCCGCCGAGGCCGCGGACTCGCTGCAGCTGCCCGAATTGCCCAGCGTCAAGGCCGCCGCCGAAAAGCCGGGTAATTCTTTCAGCAGCCTCTTCGTCACCCTGCAGTTCGGTGCCCTCTACGTTCCCGACGATGGCTTCCGCGTGCAGCGCGTGCGGGAGCTCTTGGCGGACAGCCGCGTCCGCGCCGCCATCGCCAGCGCGGTGCCGCGGGCCGAGTTCCTCTGGAGCAGCGAATCGGATCTGCACACCCAGGACGGCGTGCCCGTGCGTCTCCTCTATCTCGTCGGCACGGAGAAAGAGCTCACCGGCGAGTTCCTGCAGGATGCGCGCACCGGTCCCGACCCGGACCGTCCGGGCTCGATGCTCATCAACTTCCGTCTCGATCGCCGCGGCGCCCGCACCTTCTCGCGCCTCACCGCGGACCACGTGGGCAAGCAGCTCGCCATCATCCTCGACAGCGTGGTGAAGTCGGCGCCGAGCATCCGCAACCGCATCCCCAACGGCGAAGGACAGATCAGCGGCTCCTTCACGGACCAACAAGCCCGGGACCTGGCCATCGTGCTCCGCGCCGGCGCTCTGCCGGTGACGCTCACCATCGTGGAGGAACGCACCGTGGGTCCGACGCTGGGCAGCGATTCCCTGCGCCGGGGACTGATGGCGGGGGGCGTGGGGCTCGGCCTCAGCATCGGCTTCTTGGTGGTCTACTACCAGCTCTCCGGTCTGGTGGCGGCGCTCGGGCTCGCCGTCAACCTTCTCATCACCCTCGCCGCCATGGCGACCCTGCGGGCGGCGCTCTCGCTCCCCGGCATCGCCGGCCTCGTCCTGGCGGTGGCCATGGCGGTGGACGCCAACGTGCTCATCTTCGAGCGCATCCGTGAGGAGCTGCGCAAGTCCAAGACCGTGGCCGCCTCCATCGAAGCCGGCTACAAGGGGGCGCTCTCGGCCATCGTGGACTCCAACCTGACCACGCTCTTCGCCGGCATCGTGCTGCTCTACTTCGGCACCGGCCCGGTGAAAGGTTTCGCGGTGACGCTCTGCATCGGCATCACCACCTCCATGTTCACGGCCCTGTTCGTCACGCGCTTCGTCTTCGACCTCTTCACGCGCCGTCGTCGCCTGGAGAAACTGAGCATCTAGAGGCCCTCGGCCGCGGATCGGACCCATGCTGACACTGATCAAGGAAACGAGCTTCGACTTCATCGGCCGCCGCAAGATCGGCTTCATCATCTCCCTCGTCACCTTGGTGATCGGCCTGGGCTCGATCGCCTTCCGCGGCGGCCTGCGGCTGGGGGTGGAGTTCACCGGCGGCGTGCAGCTGGAAGTGGCCATCGCCGGGACCACGGCCGCCGACATCGCCGGCATCCGTACCGCGGTGAGCGCCGCGGGCTACGACAACCGCAGCATCCAGCGCGTCGTGTCCGGCGACCGCGCCTCTTTCCTCATCCACTTGCCCACCACGGAGGCCGCGACGAGCGCAGCCAGCGCCGGCGCCGAGGCCGCTCGTACCGTGGCGGCCACCAGCGCCGACGCCATCTTGCAGGCGCTGCGCCAGCATTTCCCCGACAAGACCGTG
The sequence above is a segment of the Candidatus Krumholzibacteriia bacterium genome. Coding sequences within it:
- the secD gene encoding protein translocase subunit SecD; amino-acid sequence: MDRNLTFRLLVILFVVGVSLVLLYPTFRYFSKYRKLTQEQVMALSEGERREMRSVLEKSMKLGLDLQGGMHVVLELDRGSVREADARDAQDRVMEILSTRVDQFGVTEPTLSRQGTDRIMVQLPGVEDPERAKGLLGDVAQLEFRFVRDPQDIVKAVQAIDAVLASEAATDTTHTAATPGDTTQAATKTPGSAAATDTAAAEAADSLQLPELPSVKAAAEKPGNSFSSLFVTLQFGALYVPDDGFRVQRVRELLADSRVRAAIASAVPRAEFLWSSESDLHTQDGVPVRLLYLVGTEKELTGEFLQDARTGPDPDRPGSMLINFRLDRRGARTFSRLTADHVGKQLAIILDSVVKSAPSIRNRIPNGEGQISGSFTDQQARDLAIVLRAGALPVTLTIVEERTVGPTLGSDSLRRGLMAGGVGLGLSIGFLVVYYQLSGLVAALGLAVNLLITLAAMATLRAALSLPGIAGLVLAVAMAVDANVLIFERIREELRKSKTVAASIEAGYKGALSAIVDSNLTTLFAGIVLLYFGTGPVKGFAVTLCIGITTSMFTALFVTRFVFDLFTRRRRLEKLSI
- a CDS encoding divergent polysaccharide deacetylase family protein, with translation RKHLVARPRVVVATLAIGLLGLGAIQLFTTRPGHVLLVRAGWRDPFLERLAVQLDVALAERFVSMGLLRADLKSRRLAEEQGSVQEYSFRAPAHLTPTQCNLWLTQSAIAAGAEVLAAEELHTQGGEVSIALGFAARITHRLRVRPASRTPERPVARIALVIDDLGHNLNDIAEGILDLGVPLTLAVLPDLPHSDDVFAAAEKRGLPALLHLPMEPEGHENAGRHPLRVGMEEGAIDALLEKYQRKYPGFVGINNHMGSRATADAATMGALSAVLARRGLLFLDSATTARSVALRAARAQGVWSLRNDLFLDTDTKSATTVSARLERLAALARQRGVAVGIAHPRPYTLEALRALVPRLQAEGIRFVTLEELRGTPKPATS